In Candidatus Dormiibacterota bacterium, one DNA window encodes the following:
- a CDS encoding adenylosuccinate synthase — protein MVTILVGGQWGDEGKGKIIDLLSEKADMVIRSQGGNNAGHTVVNAGQEFRFHLIPSGILYPTTTCVIGNGVVLDPRVLLEEMQQVQSRGISIDRLMISDRAHLIMPWHPILDKLEEEQRGDDRLGTTWRGIGPAYADKVRRIGFRAGDLLKPRFLQKKLGFVLNKIKNPILEQLYHVPPLDPQAVLEEYTAYGERLGPHIKDIFPIVHQAVGRNGQILLEGAQGSMLDLDFGTYPYVTSSSPTAGGALTGSGIPPAAVDLTMGVFKAYTTRVGYGPMPTELTDALGEQMRKIGVEFGTTTGRPRRVGWFDAVVARYSVALNGIRSIALTKLDVLDEFDPIRICTGYISKGELQAYPMSNISHLKHCEPVYETLPGWRSSTAGLRRPEDLPKAARRYIDRLSELCGAPIDIVSVGASRDQTIWMQGGPSGLTVRQREHEASHPYVPQH, from the coding sequence ATGGTCACCATCCTCGTAGGCGGCCAGTGGGGCGACGAGGGCAAGGGCAAGATCATCGACCTTCTCTCGGAGAAGGCGGACATGGTCATCCGCTCCCAGGGCGGCAACAACGCCGGACACACGGTGGTCAACGCCGGCCAGGAATTTCGGTTCCACCTGATTCCCTCAGGCATCCTCTATCCGACCACCACCTGCGTGATCGGCAACGGCGTCGTGCTCGATCCACGCGTGCTGCTCGAAGAGATGCAGCAGGTGCAGTCGCGCGGCATCAGCATCGACCGGTTGATGATCTCCGATCGTGCCCACCTGATCATGCCGTGGCATCCGATCCTCGACAAGCTCGAAGAGGAGCAGCGCGGCGATGATCGGCTTGGCACGACCTGGCGCGGCATCGGCCCCGCCTATGCCGACAAGGTCCGGCGAATCGGCTTCCGCGCCGGCGACCTGCTGAAGCCGCGCTTCCTCCAAAAGAAACTCGGGTTCGTTCTCAACAAGATCAAAAACCCGATCCTGGAGCAGCTCTACCACGTACCGCCGCTCGACCCGCAAGCGGTGCTCGAGGAGTACACCGCGTACGGTGAGCGGCTCGGCCCTCACATCAAGGACATCTTTCCGATCGTTCACCAGGCGGTTGGGCGCAATGGCCAGATCCTGCTGGAGGGAGCCCAGGGCAGCATGCTGGACCTCGACTTCGGCACCTATCCCTATGTGACGTCTTCATCGCCCACTGCCGGCGGCGCGCTCACCGGCTCCGGCATTCCGCCGGCCGCCGTCGACCTGACGATGGGTGTCTTCAAGGCCTATACGACGCGTGTCGGTTACGGGCCGATGCCGACCGAGCTCACCGATGCCCTGGGCGAGCAGATGCGCAAGATCGGCGTCGAGTTTGGCACGACAACTGGGCGGCCGCGACGCGTGGGATGGTTCGACGCGGTGGTGGCGCGCTACAGCGTCGCCCTCAACGGGATCCGCTCGATTGCCTTGACGAAGCTCGACGTGCTCGATGAGTTCGACCCTATCCGGATCTGCACCGGTTACATCAGCAAGGGCGAGCTCCAGGCCTATCCGATGTCGAACATCAGCCACCTGAAGCACTGCGAGCCCGTCTACGAGACCCTGCCCGGCTGGCGCTCATCGACTGCGGGCCTCCGGCGGCCCGAGGATTTGCCGAAAGCCGCTCGCCGCTACATCGACCGGCTCAGTGAGCTCTGTGGCGCGCCCATCGACATCGTGTCAGTCGGCGCATCCCGCGATCAGACGATCTGGATGCAGGGAGGGCCGTCTGGCCTAACGGTGCGTCAGCGCGAACACGAGGCCAGCCACCCCTACGTACCACAGCACTGA
- the dnaB gene encoding replicative DNA helicase — MRRAPAPPATGGRVPPHNLEAEASVLGSLMLDRNAIVRVADFLRPEDFYLDHHAQVYRAALNLYDRSDPIDLLTLASELEKMLVLERIGGQVFLAELESRVPTAANVEYYGHLVEEAATKRKLISAGGRITALGFDDSTPAGQALDTAEGVIFNIAEGRITQDFVALKDILKTTWDQIEQIHKDQSVISGVPSGFSDLDAKTGGFQKSDLIIIAARPGVGKTSLTLNIAQHASIQYKIPVAIFSLEMSEQQLVTRLLCSEASVDSYRLRTGLLKDAEWPRIAQAMGALSEAQIYIDDSPSVSVMEMRTKARRLKSANNLGLIIVDYLQLMQGRNQENRVQEISDISRSLKSLARELQIPVIACSQLSREPEKRPDHRPVLADLRESGSIEQDSDLVLFIYRERFYNDNVAEDRRNIAEVIIAKHRNGPTGKIELLFIDEQTKFANLDRRRGS; from the coding sequence CTGAGACGCGCGCCGGCGCCGCCGGCAACAGGCGGCCGCGTGCCGCCCCACAACCTGGAGGCGGAAGCATCGGTGCTCGGCTCCCTGATGCTCGATCGCAACGCCATCGTGCGAGTCGCCGACTTCCTACGACCCGAGGACTTCTACCTCGACCATCACGCCCAGGTCTACCGGGCTGCGCTGAACCTTTACGACCGGAGCGACCCAATCGACCTGCTCACGCTCGCATCCGAACTCGAGAAAATGCTGGTCCTGGAACGCATCGGTGGCCAGGTGTTTCTCGCAGAGCTCGAGAGTCGGGTCCCTACTGCGGCCAACGTCGAGTACTACGGCCACCTCGTGGAGGAGGCCGCCACCAAGAGAAAGTTGATCAGCGCCGGCGGACGGATCACGGCGCTGGGGTTCGACGACAGCACGCCCGCGGGTCAAGCATTGGATACGGCGGAAGGCGTGATCTTCAACATCGCGGAAGGCCGCATCACGCAGGACTTCGTTGCATTGAAGGACATTCTCAAGACGACCTGGGATCAGATCGAGCAGATCCACAAGGACCAGTCAGTTATCTCGGGCGTGCCGAGCGGCTTCAGTGACCTCGATGCGAAAACCGGTGGCTTCCAGAAGTCAGATCTGATCATCATTGCCGCACGCCCAGGCGTGGGTAAAACCAGCCTAACCTTGAATATCGCGCAGCACGCCTCGATTCAATACAAAATTCCGGTCGCAATTTTCTCGCTAGAGATGTCCGAACAGCAGCTCGTGACTCGACTCCTCTGTAGCGAGGCTTCAGTTGATTCGTATCGGCTGCGCACCGGACTCCTTAAGGATGCCGAGTGGCCGCGAATCGCCCAGGCGATGGGTGCGCTCTCCGAAGCGCAGATTTACATCGACGACTCACCGAGCGTGTCCGTTATGGAAATGCGCACCAAAGCTCGCCGACTGAAGTCCGCGAATAACCTCGGTCTGATCATCGTCGACTATCTTCAGCTGATGCAGGGTCGCAACCAGGAAAACCGTGTGCAGGAGATTTCAGATATCTCGCGTTCGCTGAAAAGTCTGGCGCGCGAATTGCAGATACCGGTGATTGCCTGCTCTCAGCTAAGTCGCGAACCTGAGAAGCGTCCTGATCACCGGCCGGTTCTTGCGGATCTTCGCGAAAGTGGTTCGATAGAGCAAGATAGCGACCTCGTGCTCTTCATTTATCGCGAGCGTTTTTACAACGACAACGTTGCCGAGGACAGACGGAACATCGCCGAGGTCATCATTGCGAAGCATCGCAACGGGCCGACCGGAAAGATCGAATTGCTCTTCATCGATGAGCAGACGAAGTTCGCCAATCTCGACCGGAGACGCGGGAGCTAG